The following nucleotide sequence is from Alphaproteobacteria bacterium.
TCACGAACGAGGCCTGCGCCTCGCCGCGGCGCAGCTCGACGCTGTATTTCACGCCGAAGCCGCCGCGCTGGCGGCCGGCGCCACCGGAGCCTTCGCGCAGGCCGTATTCGCGATACAGCACCGGATAGACCTGCTCCATCACCTCGATCGGCGGAGTCTTCGAGATGCCGATGGTCGAGCAGCCGTTGGTCAGCCCGTCGTGGTCGGCGTTGCCGCCGTAGCCGCCGCCGGAGATCTGGTACATCACGTAGCCGCTGCCGCGCTGCGGGTCGACGCCGCCCAGCGCGAAGTTGCCGCTGGTGCCGGCCGGCGCCGCGGTCACCCGGTCGGGCAGGGCGTCGGCCAGCGCCAGGAACACCGCCTCGGCGATGCGCTGCGACACCTCGGCGGCGCAGCCGGACACCGGCCGCGGATAGACCGCATGCAAAAAGGTGCCGGCGGGGTCGACGACGTGCAGCGGCGCGAACGCGCCGGCGCTGATCGGCACCTCCGGGAAGATGTGGCGCATGGCGAGGTAGACCGACGAGCGGGTGGTGGCGATCACCGAGTTCATCGGTCCGGCGCAGGGCGGGCTCGACCCGGCGAAGTCGAACCACAGGTCGCCGCCGCGCTTGGTCACCGCCAGCCGGATCTCCAGCGGAACGTCGACCACGCCGTCGGAATCGACATGGGCGACGCTTTCGTAGGTGCCGTCGGGGATGGCGGCGATGCAGGCGCGCATCTGCGCCGCGGCGCGCTGGCGCAGCTCGGCGATGGCGGCGCGTACCGTCTCGTCGCCATAGCGATCGAGCAGCGCGTCGAGCCGGGCCTGGCCGACGCGGAGCGCGGCGGCCTGCGCCTTGACATCGCCGATGCGCTGGTCGGCGATGCGGATGTTGGAGGCGATGATGGCGTAGATCTCGCGGTCGAGCGCGCCGCGCTTGAACAGCTTCACCGGCGGCAGCCGCAGCCCTTCCTGCTCCACCGCCGTGGCGTTGGCGGAAAAGCCGCCGGGCACCGCGCCGCCGATGTCGGGCCAGTGACCGGTGTTCGACAGCCAGGCGAACAGGCGACCGTCGCGGAAATACGGCATGGCGAAACGCACGTCCATCAGGTGGGTGCCGCCGAGATAGGGGTCGTTGACGATGTAGATGTCGCCCGGCGCCGGCGCGCCGGCGCGGCCGTCGCGGATGAACGCGATCAGCGTCGCGGTGGATTCCTGCATGGTGCCGACGAACACCGGCAGCCCCAGCTCGCCCTGGGCGATCAGCGCGCCGGTGTCGGCGTCGTAGATGCCGTCGGAGCGGTCGTTGGCCTCGGCGATCACCGGCGAGAAGGCGGCGCGCGAGAAGGTCAGGTCCATCTCGTTGCAGACCTGCTGCAGGCCGTTCTGGATCACCGCCAGGGTGATCGGGTCGGGCGCGTTGGCGGCGTCCATGCTCAGGGCCTCCCCGCCGGCGGCACGGCGACGATCAGGTTGCCGTCGGCGTCGCCGCCGACCGTGCAGCCGGGCTCGACCAGCACGGTGGTGTCCATCTGCTCGATCACCGCCGGGCCGGCAAGCGCGGGATCGAGCGGCAGGTGGTCGCGCCAGTAGACCGGCGTGTCGTGCCAGGCGCCGTCGGCGGTGCCGGACGCGAACCACACCGGCCGGCTGCCGGTCTGCGCCGCGGCGGCGCTGTCCCGGCGCCCGGCCGGGTCGATCAGTCTGGCGAGGTCGACCGGCGGCCGCGCGCCGATCACCGAGGTGGCCAGGTTGACCAGGTTGGCCCGGATTTCCGGCAGCTCGACCCGGAAGCGGCGGTCGTAGGCGGCGGCGAACAGCGCCTGCAGTTCGGCCTGGTCGACGGCGGCCGACGGCACCTCGACCCGCAGCAGGTGGGTCTGGCCGACGAACTGCATGTCGGCGGCGTGCAGGATCTGCACGTTCTCGACCGGCACCGGCGCCTCGGCGATCGCGCGGGCACCCTGGGCGACCTGGTCCTCCCAGATCGCACGGATCAGGCCCA
It contains:
- a CDS encoding hydantoinase B/oxoprolinase family protein is translated as MDAANAPDPITLAVIQNGLQQVCNEMDLTFSRAAFSPVIAEANDRSDGIYDADTGALIAQGELGLPVFVGTMQESTATLIAFIRDGRAGAPAPGDIYIVNDPYLGGTHLMDVRFAMPYFRDGRLFAWLSNTGHWPDIGGAVPGGFSANATAVEQEGLRLPPVKLFKRGALDREIYAIIASNIRIADQRIGDVKAQAAALRVGQARLDALLDRYGDETVRAAIAELRQRAAAQMRACIAAIPDGTYESVAHVDSDGVVDVPLEIRLAVTKRGGDLWFDFAGSSPPCAGPMNSVIATTRSSVYLAMRHIFPEVPISAGAFAPLHVVDPAGTFLHAVYPRPVSGCAAEVSQRIAEAVFLALADALPDRVTAAPAGTSGNFALGGVDPQRGSGYVMYQISGGGYGGNADHDGLTNGCSTIGISKTPPIEVMEQVYPVLYREYGLREGSGGAGRQRGGFGVKYSVELRRGEAQASFVMDHGRFGPPGARGGAAGQPNSVTVVRDGQAMVPPHLSKAQDIRIRAGDRVEVGTPGGGGYGDPFARAPQAVLADVRLGYYTPEQARALFGVVLAADRAAVDDEATAALRAAHEATAPSRAARD